A genomic region of Marinobacter sp. NP-4(2019) contains the following coding sequences:
- a CDS encoding DUF599 domain-containing protein, with product MGNILELTALAWFLVCWIGYTEYSRRKANDRPCLSNTLDLYREDWMRGMLRRDNRIPDASVVGNLERNGAFFASSCLLILAGLITALGYTQEVMEVFSTLPFGNLPSRAIWELRLVVMLVVFVYAFFKFTWSMRMYNFVAVFIGSAPLPEDTKVSPAAREAFARSAARVCNLAGDAFNLGLRSYYYALAVVAWFIHPVAFIAASTLVVVILYRREFRSDALEALRAGKVFEEPAAKSATVPKSNS from the coding sequence ATGGGTAATATTCTGGAACTGACTGCGCTGGCCTGGTTTCTGGTGTGCTGGATTGGCTACACCGAGTACTCCCGCCGTAAAGCCAATGACCGACCCTGTCTTTCCAATACCCTCGACCTGTACCGGGAGGACTGGATGCGAGGCATGCTGCGGCGGGACAACCGTATCCCGGACGCTTCGGTTGTGGGCAATCTGGAGCGCAACGGGGCTTTCTTTGCCTCGAGCTGTCTGCTGATTCTCGCCGGTCTCATTACCGCGCTGGGGTACACCCAGGAAGTGATGGAAGTGTTCAGCACCCTGCCGTTTGGCAACCTGCCGAGCCGGGCGATCTGGGAGCTGCGCCTGGTGGTGATGCTGGTGGTGTTTGTCTATGCGTTCTTCAAATTTACCTGGTCTATGCGCATGTACAATTTCGTGGCGGTGTTCATCGGGAGTGCCCCGTTGCCGGAGGATACCAAGGTCAGCCCAGCGGCGCGTGAGGCGTTTGCCCGAAGCGCGGCCCGGGTATGCAACCTGGCGGGGGATGCCTTCAACCTTGGTTTGAGATCCTACTACTATGCCCTGGCGGTGGTGGCCTGGTTTATACACCCGGTGGCGTTTATTGCCGCGTCCACCCTGGTTGTGGTGATTCTCTACCGCCGGGAATTCCGGTCCGATGCTTTGGAGGCCCTGCGCGCTGGAAAAGTGTTTGAAGAACCTGCGGCTAAATCTGCTACCGTCCCGAAATCCAACAGTTAA
- a CDS encoding PaaI family thioesterase produces the protein MTDDIRLNRVRRFIETLNQARELGLTVEEAGDGVLTMRLPYSDRIIGNPDTGVIHGGAITTLMDTTSGSVIICALPDFELCPTLDLRVDYMRPAEPHKPVFARAETYKITRNIIFTRCEAYQEGGETIANCVGTFMRIGKEATPKGYRDLIIGGDE, from the coding sequence ATGACTGATGACATCCGACTGAACCGGGTTCGCCGGTTTATTGAAACCCTGAACCAGGCCCGGGAGCTGGGCCTGACCGTTGAAGAAGCCGGTGATGGTGTACTGACCATGCGGCTGCCGTACAGCGACCGCATTATCGGTAACCCCGACACCGGCGTGATCCACGGTGGCGCCATTACCACACTGATGGACACCACTTCCGGCTCGGTCATCATCTGCGCGTTGCCCGACTTCGAACTGTGCCCGACCCTGGATCTGCGGGTCGACTACATGCGACCGGCGGAGCCTCACAAACCGGTGTTCGCCCGCGCGGAAACCTACAAGATCACCCGCAACATCATTTTTACCCGCTGTGAGGCCTACCAGGAAGGTGGCGAGACCATTGCCAACTGCGTCGGTACCTTTATGCGTATCGGCAAGGAAGCCACCCCCAAAGGTTACCGCGATCTGATCATCGGAGGTGACGAATGA
- a CDS encoding PaaI family thioesterase: MTDPEILRFTRESGDFTRLLESIPYARFIGLECDRFGDDLIFRLPKKEENLGNPILPAIHGGVIGGFMEMSAAIYLMMSQDSQRMPRIVDFSLDYLRAGLNRETFAECRLTRQGNRVANVMITAWQKSRSQPIATARAHFLLED, translated from the coding sequence ATGACCGACCCTGAAATCCTCCGTTTTACCCGCGAAAGCGGCGACTTCACCCGCCTGCTGGAAAGCATTCCCTACGCCCGCTTTATCGGCCTGGAGTGCGACCGTTTCGGCGATGACCTGATCTTCCGCTTGCCGAAAAAGGAAGAAAACCTGGGAAACCCGATTCTGCCGGCTATCCATGGCGGTGTGATCGGTGGGTTCATGGAAATGTCCGCCGCCATTTACTTGATGATGTCCCAGGACAGCCAACGCATGCCCCGCATCGTGGACTTTTCCCTGGACTACCTGCGTGCCGGGCTGAACCGTGAAACCTTCGCCGAGTGCCGCCTGACCCGCCAGGGCAACCGCGTGGCCAACGTGATGATCACCGCCTGGCAGAAATCCCGTTCCCAGCCGATTGCCACCGCACGCGCCCACTTCCTGCTGGAAGACTGA